The DNA region AACTGGCGCGACAGCTAGACCAAACGAAACAGACATTGGAGAACGAAACGCTCACTGAAGCGGAGTCGCGAAAGCGCTTCCTGACCCGGGCCGATAAACCTTTGCTGAGAGGTTCTGTCAGTCCAGGCGGTGGGGCATCTTCTATTAGCCATGCGGGCGTGGTTGACGGCGCGTTCGGTCGGGGGTGCGTTCGCCGTGGCGTGTCTTTGCTCCGACGGCCACCCAGGTGCTGGCGGCCTGGTGGGCGAGGTCGGCAGGGACGGGCACGCCTCGGCGCTCTCAGACCCGGACGACCTGCTTGCGTGGGCAGTGTCAGCCCGTGGCATTCCCCCGGCAGTGCGGGCGAGATCCACGGCCTGTGGCCAGCCGGGTCCGTGACGACCTGCACGTTCACATCGTGGCAGCGATGCTTGGCGGAGTGATTGTCCTGGCGACGGTCGAGGCGTCCCACTCGGCAAGGATGCCGTCGAGCGGGACGTAGCCTGGGTCTTTCTCTCGCAAAACTCTGAGCGGTCCCGGTGCCTGGTCGGCAAGCAGATCGATCACCTTCGAGGTGTACGCGTGAGAGGTGCCGACCGGGATGCTGGACTCGGTGGCGGTCTGGATGAGGGGGTCGCTCTTGCGCACGTCGGTGCGGGGGCGACGGGTAGGAATCGCGGCAAGCGGGGTGCCGTGTCCCTCAGTGATCAGGTGGTCCTACGTTGTTGCGTGGGTTGGACGGGCCAGTCGTAAAACTCAGAGATCCGGCGGCGCTGGGTACGGCTTTCAGGCGGTTGCCCCTGATGGTTTCAAACACCTCGCCGCCTGGTGTCTCACGATGACCCGACCGCTGATTACTGGGGTTAAACTCGTGGAGTCGTAGGAGCTGACGGCTCGTCGCCCCTGCGGTATCGCCGAGGCATGTGGTATCCACAAAGGGCGGACTGACCGCCGAACGGCGGCATTTTCCAGGCGGAGTTACGGCTGAAGGTGGGCGAGGGGTTCGCCCAGGGCGAGGCGAACTCAGTGATCGCCAAAGACCTGCGGGTCAACGCCTGATGGCGGCAGGTATGGGGCGAGGGCGGCCCCCGGCCTCTGCGGTCGCAAGAGCCGGCGTCGCTGCCGGCTGAGCGAGAAAAGATTCGCCCAGTTGGAGGCGGAGCCGGCCAAGGACCTGCCGCGCACGGTTGGGAGGGCCAGCGATGGACGCTCGCGCGGATCAAGATGGTGATCGGCCGACACTTCCATCTGACCTACACCATCCAGGGCGCGCGAAAACTGCTAGTGACCTGAGTCAGAGATTCGCCGGCAGTAGCTGGCGACCTTGTCGAGGATTTCGTCGGCAGTCTTGGTCCAGATGAAGGGCCGTGGGTGGTCGTTCCAGTCCGCGACCCAGGCCCGGATATCGCGTTCCAGTGCCTGGACGGAACGGTGGACACCGCGTTTGAGCTTCTTCTGCGTGAGCTCGGCGAACCATCGCTCCACCAGGTTCAGCCAGGACGAACTGGTGGGTGTGAAGTGCAGGTGGAATCGAGGGTGTGCCAGCAGCCACTTCTTGACCGCCGGTGTCTTGTGGGTCGCGTAGTTGTCGAGGATCAAGTGCACCTCGAGACCGGCTGGCACTTCCTTGTCGACCTTGGCCAGGAACTTCTTGAACTCGGCTGCCCGATGGCGGCGGTGCAATGAGCCGATGACTTTGCCGGTCGCCACTTCCAGAGCCGCGAACAGGGTGGTGGTGCCGGCACGGATGTAGTCGTGGCTTCGGCGTTCCGGGACGCCCGGCATCATCGGCAGCACGGGCTGGGACCGGTCCAGGGCCTGGATCTGCGACTTCTCGTCCACGCAGAGGACCAGCGCTCTTTCCGGCGGATCCAGGTAGAGGCCCACAACATCGCGGACCTTGTCGATGAAGAACGGGTCCGTGGACAGCTTGAACGTCTCAGACCGGTGCGGAGCCAGCGCGAACGCCCGCCAGATCCGGGAGATGGCCGACTGCGACATGCCCGTGGCGGCCGCCATCGACCGGGTCGACCAATGGGTGGCGTTCTTCGGCCTCTCCTCGAGTGTCTTGACGATGACCCGCTCGACGTCGGCGTCACTGATCTTCCTCGGGGCGCCGGGCCGCGGTTCGTCGGACAGGCCGTCCAGGCCACGTTCGATGAACCGCCGCCGCCAGGTGCGGACGGTGTCCGCGGCAACATTCAGCCGGCGAGAGACCTCCAGGATCGAATGCCCCTCGGCGCACTCCAGCACGATCCGCGAACGCTGAGCCAGCGCCTGGGCCGTCGAACGACGACGCACCCAACCCTCCAGCACAGCCCGCTGGGCATCAGTCACCGACAACGGCGGAATCTTCGGACCCGGACGACTCATACACAACCAACGACGAAATCCGACTCAGGTCACTAGTACGCAACGGCTGGTTCTGCCAGGTCCCGGACGGCGACGCGGTGGCGGGTTGGGTCAAGGAGGTGTGGTCCAGCGCGGAAGACTCGCGGCAGCCGTGGAGCCTGGCTCGTCTTCGAGGACGAAGCCGGAGTCTCCATGACGCCGCCGGAGGCGAAGACCTGGTCACAACGCGGCCGGACCCCGGTGGTGCGAGTGCGGGGCCGTTCCCGCAGACGGGTGTACGTTGCCGCGCTGACCTGCTACAAACCCCGCCACCAAGTCCGGCTGATCTACCGTCCCAGTCAGGACGACGGCTGGCGCGACGGACGCAGGAGCTTCTCCTGGCGCGACTACCGAGACCTGCTGATCGCCGCCCACCAACAGTTCGGCGGCCCGATCGTGGCAGTCTGGGACAACCTCAACGTCCACAATGAATCCGCTGCAAGCACCCGTTGGCTTGGCAGCGGCTGTCGTGGCAGCAACGGTTCCATCCGCTCCCATAGGTAGTCTGACACGATCCACGGTGAAATTCCCATGCTGGACGACGTTGTCTTGACGCGGGCAGGGATGCCAGGAGCGGTATCCCTCCGTATGATCTGCTATGAGAGTAGCTAGTGTCCTGAGTCCTTAGAAGCCATCTCATTTGGACGACTCGGTATTCTGTGAGTCATGGTGGGGATCGTTGAGCGGCTGGTGCCGGATGAGTTGTGGGAGTTGTTCCAGCGGGTGGTGCCTGAGGCGCCGTCGCGGCCTCAGGGCGGTGGTCGGCGTCGGCACGGCGACCGGGAAGTGCTGGCGGCGATCGTCTTCGTGGCCACGTCGGGTTGTACCTGGCAGCAGCTGCCTTCAGCGTCGTTCGGTCCGTCCGGAGCGACCGCCCACCGGCGGTTCTCGGAGTGGTCGAAGGCCAGGGTGTGGGCCAAGCTCCACCGCCTGGTCCTCGACGAACTCGGTGCCCGCGGAGAGCTGGACTGGTCGCGGTGCGCGATCGACTCGGTGAACATGCGGGCCCTGAAAAGGGGGACCTGACGGGTCCGAATCCTGTCGACCGGGGCAAGTACGGCTCGAAGATCCACCTGATCACAGAAAGGTCAGGTCTGCCCATATCCGTCGGCATTTCCGGGGCCAACCTGCACGACAGCCAGGCCCTGATCCCGCTCGTGAAGGGCATCCCGCCCATCCGCTCGCGCCGCGGCCGGCGACGGCGCAAGCCCGGCAAACTCCACGCCGACAAGGGCTACGACTACCCCCACCTGCGGCGATGGTTACGCGAACGCGGCATCGCCCACCGCATCGCCCGCAAGGGAGTCGAGTCCTCGCAACGGCTGGGCCGCCACCGCTGGACCGTGGAACGCACCATGGCCTGGCTCGCCGGCTGCCGCCGCCTCCACCGACGCTACGAACGCAAAGCCGACCACTTCCTCGCCTTCACCAGCATCGCCTGCACCCTCATCTGCTACCGCAGGCTCGCCAAATGAGATGACTTCTTAATGGCGTGCAAGTACGAAACAACGCACAGTTGCGTATAACTGATCCCTCCGAGACGTTCACGTATGTTGTAAACATGGAATTTGACTGTCCGCTTGGTGATGTTGAGGGATTCGGCGAGATTGTCAAAGGTGGGCGCGTTGGATAGTAGTGAAAAGACATCCTTCTCGCGGGCAGTCAAGCTGTACAGAAGGGATAGAGCGCGATCAAGCGGTTCGGTAAGAGAAACCGGAAGTGCACCTATGGTAGGGGTCGACTTCACGGCGGGTCTGACAGAAATTTGTTCGAAATTCGATCCGCTTGAGAGTCTCTGTGAAATAATTTCTGGATGAAACACGTGCGTTCTTTCCCTGTTCGGTGACACTTGGTCGAACTTCTGCGATCTGTTAAGGGGTGAGCGATTCGGCAAGCTTAAGCCTGTCTTTAAGTTGCCGTTTGGCAAGATCAAGCATCTTGATGTTGGCGTCAATGATTCTAGTCTGATAGATGGATTCAACATTGAAATAGATACCCGCCAGATTTATATTTTGCTTACACTCGACGTCCTTCTTTGCGATGGTTATGGCGCGAGGGGAGGAGGCCGTTTCCTCATCATCGAATCCCAGTTGAGTGGCTGCCTTCATTGGATCATTTGCGACGAAGCCATGCTTCTTCATGCATGCAGACCAAAGCTTGTTGACATTCTTGATCCGAGAGTCGTTCAGAGCCGCAGATTCGGCATCTCTCTGGAGGTTGAAGACGTACAAGAGATCAACACTGTCTGGTGTACGAGCATAGAGCTTTAGAAACGATTCTCTAGTGCAGCCCCCAACGGGTACTCGCCGACCGTTGATTTTTTGCTCGCTGCCACCTCGCTTATCGGCTTCCTCTTGACTCATCGGTAGATCTTCGAGAGCCAAATCCTTCGCCCCGGCCAGGGCGACGCGCTCAGCTTCACTCTGCAGTGAAGTGCCCGCACCTTGAAGGCTTGTCTCAACTTTGCGTCCATATCCGTATCGGGCGGCAATCTCCATGTCGAGAATTCCAAAAACCCCCGCGTGCCTGCGATCCATGGAGGCGGCAGTTTTTTCGGGGGGAGCATACTCGAATCCCAATCGCTTCATGCATTGCTTCGTCAGAGCCGCCTGCGCTCTGTCAGATGTCTCTTGCTCCTTCTCTGACGCTTGATATTCGTCAAGGGGAAATTTCAATCCCTCTGTTGTTACAATTTTAGGGGCCGTCGCTGGGTGATGTTCCGTTTCATCACTCACCGGGCCGCGGGTCGAACAGCTCACGAGGAGGGTAGATATGCACACGACCAAAGTTGATCGCGTAAAATAATACGAATAAGAAAAGCGCATGCGGATTCCTGTAATCGAGTGGAAAGCGGAAACCGCCATCCCGATCCGAAAATTCGGACAGAATGGCGGCCCTCAGTTCAGGGGAGCTGATTAACCCTTCCAGATGTTCCGGATCGTAGAATCCGCGAATGATGTGATGGCATTTTTGTAATTCAAAGAGGCGTTGCCGGCGTATCCCGAGGGAAGTGAACCTTCGAGGCCGCCACCCGCCACGCCGGTATAGACCCAAATGGTCTCGTGAGCGCGATTCCAGTACGCGGCAGCGTTGTTGTCAACGGACTGCCCCTGGCCTGCGCAGCCGAGGTAGATGCTGGACGATATAAACTTGTTGTCGCTCAAGTTTCCATCGCCGATGGCGACCCCGGGTTGGCCGTCGTCGAATACGCACCCCTTTTGGTCGGAGTTGTAGTAGAGGCCGAACTCTCCGTCGTTGAGGGTGCCGTCTCTGTCTGCCGCCGATGCGATGCTGACGGTCGCGAGGATGACGCCGATGGCGGCAGTTGTCGTTACGGCTGCTCTGCCAAGGTTTCGTGCGATCGTGGATCTGGGCATATCTACTCCTCCTAGGAGTTCTTTTGTGGTACGGGAGATCGTGGCTCGCGAACAGTTATCCAATCAGGATAAAAAGAGGATACGCAACTGTCTCATGAGGCAGGTCCGTTTGAAGCCGGTTAAATTC from Streptomyces sp. B1I3 includes:
- a CDS encoding winged helix-turn-helix domain-containing protein; translation: MRPVGGGAGQGPAAHGWEGQRWTLARIKMVIGRHFHLTYTIQGARKLLVT
- a CDS encoding IS630 family transposase produces the protein MSRPGPKIPPLSVTDAQRAVLEGWVRRRSTAQALAQRSRIVLECAEGHSILEVSRRLNVAADTVRTWRRRFIERGLDGLSDEPRPGAPRKISDADVERVIVKTLEERPKNATHWSTRSMAAATGMSQSAISRIWRAFALAPHRSETFKLSTDPFFIDKVRDVVGLYLDPPERALVLCVDEKSQIQALDRSQPVLPMMPGVPERRSHDYIRAGTTTLFAALEVATGKVIGSLHRRHRAAEFKKFLAKVDKEVPAGLEVHLILDNYATHKTPAVKKWLLAHPRFHLHFTPTSSSWLNLVERWFAELTQKKLKRGVHRSVQALERDIRAWVADWNDHPRPFIWTKTADEILDKVASYCRRISDSGH
- a CDS encoding helix-turn-helix transcriptional regulator, yielding MLNPSIRLESLTPTSRCLILPNGNLKTGLSLPNRSPLNRSQKFDQVSPNRERTHVFHPEIISQRLSSGSNFEQISVRPAVKSTPTIGALPVSLTEPLDRALSLLYSLTAREKDVFSLLSNAPTFDNLAESLNITKRTVKFHVYNIRERLGGISYTQLCVVSYLHAIKKSSHLASLR
- a CDS encoding IS5 family transposase (programmed frameshift); protein product: MVGIVERLVPDELWELFQRVVPEAPSRPQGGGRRRHGDREVLAAIVFVATSGCTWQQLPSASFGPSGATAHRRFSEWSKARVWAKLHRLVLDELGARGELDWSRCAIDSVNMRALKKGDLTGPNPVDRGKYGSKIHLITERSGLPISVGISGANLHDSQALIPLVKGIPPIRSRRGRRRRKPGKLHADKGYDYPHLRRWLRERGIAHRIARKGVESSQRLGRHRWTVERTMAWLAGCRRLHRRYERKADHFLAFTSIACTLICYRRLAK